The following proteins come from a genomic window of Bactrocera tryoni isolate S06 chromosome 1, CSIRO_BtryS06_freeze2, whole genome shotgun sequence:
- the LOC120781812 gene encoding pro-corazonin codes for MFKLFFSMAVLCFLATCFGQTFQYSHGWTSGKRAVNTHRDNDIAEMLQQDSERKLERCLMQLQYLLHNPLSIRAGVQALTPVNGNLFGNRHQSNELYEELNAAETNDYVKH; via the exons ATGTTCAAATTATTCTTCTCAATGGCTGTCCTCTGCTTCTTGGCCACATGCTTCGGCCAAACGTTCCAATACTCGCACGGCTGGACCAGCGGCAAACGGGCCGTGAACACTCATCGTGACAATGATATTGCCGAAATGCTCCAACAAGATAGCGAGCGCAAATTGGAAAG aTGTCTCATGCAGTTGCAATATTTATTACACAATCCCCTGTCGATTCGTGCCGGCGTTCAAGCTCTGACTCCAGTAAATGGTAATCTATTTGGAAATCGTCATCAATCAAATGAATTGTACGAAGAGCTGAATGCTGCCGAGACGAACGATTATGTAAAGCATTAA
- the LOC120771347 gene encoding uncharacterized protein LOC120771347 isoform X2, which translates to MDLRCTYEYMHVSAIFPLIVLLFAGGWSDRYNKRKPCMIMPIIGELLSFSCLLISAIFFDALPMEFGAYCEAIVPALFGGLTFCLMAIYSYITIATPEKDRIFRFGIFAMFVTAVPFIGQPISGFLFQKLGYIFSFGMAASFQVIAILYIIFFIKEVQPAPKTVEKTPEDIPPPLPAQGPPPLRVGADNLAYEHTGTDEVDRVKNVSFELNSRLEPSDKSAQLSNADAATPARRSFLREFFDPTLVLDCLKFPLVKRPNHGRMLLILLITAYFLTLGPVSGENDYWYRYTLIKLNWNGNDFSFFFTFSSAAALVGTFIGTAILSKLLKFSDPTIGILSAVAIVISRILFAFASDTKSFYVAGVVDMFVSLRVIAIKTISSSIVDGAELSKMYSIFGISEPIGQFIFPPIFSVIYQETVATFPGAIFLFGEVFYVPNVLVFILCYFILRRRNKTQQKPVESASANTVPTNPDCEITSL; encoded by the exons ATGGATCTAcgatgtacatatgaatatatgcatgtat CCGCCATCTTTCCTTTGATTGTGTTACTTTTTGCTGGTGGTTGGTCTGATCGTTATAATAAGCGCAAGCCATGCATGATTATGCCCATTATCGGCGAGTTGCTTTCCTTCTCAT GTTTGCTCATTTCGGCAATCTTCTTCGATGCCCTGCCCATGGAATTTGGCGCATACTGCGAGGCGATCGTACCGGCATTATTCGGCGGACTCACGTTTTGTTTAATGgctatatatagttatataactATAGCGACACCTGAAAAAGATCGCATATTTAg ATTTGGTATATTTGCAATGTTTGTGACAGCTGTGCCTTTTATTGGTCAACCGATAAGCGGTTTTCTGTTTCAGAAACTTGGTTATATAT TTTCGTTTGGCATGGCCGCATCATTCCAAGTTATTGCCATACTCtatataatattctttataaaagaGGTGCAACCTGCACCTAAAACAGTTGAAAAAACACCTGAGGACATCCCGCCACCATTGCCGGCACAGGGTCCACCACCGCTACGTGTCGGCGCCGACAATTTGGCTTATGAGCACACGGGCACCGATGAGGTGGATCGCGTTAAGAATGTGAGTTTTGAATTGAATTCGCGTTTAGAGCCGTCGGATAAGTCGGCACAGTTATCGAATGCTGACGCTGCAACACCCGCTCGACGGTCCTTTCTTCGTGAATTCTTCGACCCAACTTTGGTTCTAGATTGCCTTAAATTTCCGTTAGTAAAACGTCCGAACCACGGAAGAATGTTACTGATTTTACTTATAACTGCTTACTTTTTGACCCTAGGTCCCGTTTCAG GTGAAAACGACTATTGGTACCGTTATACACTTATCAAACTCAATTGGAATGGAAATGACTTTAGTTTCTTCTTCACGTTTTCTTCTGCGGCAGCTTTAGTTG GTACTTTTATTGGCACCGCAATACTTAGTAAATTGCTGAAATTTTCGGACCCTACCATTGGTATATTATCAGCTGTAGCAATCGTTATTTCACGAATTCTATTT GCTTTTGCCAGTGATACGAAGTCTTTCTATGTTGCTGGAGTTGTTGATATGTTCGTAAGTTTGCGTGTCATTGCCATCAAAACTATCAGCTCCAGCATTGTTGATGGCGCGGAATTAA GCAAAATGTACTCGATATTTGGTATTAGTGAGCCAATTGGGCAGTTCATATTCCCGCCAATTTTCAGTGTCATATATCAAGAAACTGTGGCAACTTTTCCAGGTGCGATCTTTCTCTTTGGTGAAGTATTCTATGTACCCAATGTGCTGGTGTTTAT ATTGTGTTATTTCATTTTACGGCGCAGAAATAAAACTCAGCAGAAGCCTGTAGAAAGTGCCAGTGCAAATACTGTCCCCACAAATCCGGATTGTGAAATAACTAGTctataa
- the LOC120771347 gene encoding uncharacterized protein LOC120771347 isoform X1 has translation MSQQNGISAEAAPEAETEPKGVVVYLKKLWAYRQYLVIEPFFFFYLMASVFNAVAMQNFPLDKACRVNLGYNKIVCDTTLDKSELGIECDDFNFENTTLGAVAADAALSIGSMGFNYTVCKAEIEAQKLAADVSGKRAPIAAIFPLIVLLFAGGWSDRYNKRKPCMIMPIIGELLSFSCLLISAIFFDALPMEFGAYCEAIVPALFGGLTFCLMAIYSYITIATPEKDRIFRFGIFAMFVTAVPFIGQPISGFLFQKLGYIFSFGMAASFQVIAILYIIFFIKEVQPAPKTVEKTPEDIPPPLPAQGPPPLRVGADNLAYEHTGTDEVDRVKNVSFELNSRLEPSDKSAQLSNADAATPARRSFLREFFDPTLVLDCLKFPLVKRPNHGRMLLILLITAYFLTLGPVSGENDYWYRYTLIKLNWNGNDFSFFFTFSSAAALVGTFIGTAILSKLLKFSDPTIGILSAVAIVISRILFAFASDTKSFYVAGVVDMFVSLRVIAIKTISSSIVDGAELSKMYSIFGISEPIGQFIFPPIFSVIYQETVATFPGAIFLFGEVFYVPNVLVFILCYFILRRRNKTQQKPVESASANTVPTNPDCEITSL, from the exons ATGTCACAACAGAatggaatttccgctgaagCCGCACCGGAAGCGGAGACAGAGCCAAAAGGAGTGgtggtttatttaaaaaaactatggGCATATCGACAATATTTGGTGATCGaaccatttttctttttctacctGATGGCTAGTGTTTTTAACGCAGTAGCAATGCAAAATTTTCCGCTCGACAAG GCGTGTCGCGTTAATTTGggttataataaaattgtctgcGACACGACTTTGGACAAATCCGAGCTGGGCATAGAATGTGACGACTTCAATTTCGAGAACACAACGCTCGGCGCAGTAGCAGCAGATGCTGCGCTCTCTATCGGTTCGATGGGCTTCAACTACACCGTGTGTAAAGCTGAAATCGAGGCGCAAAAATTAGCTGCCGATGTATCTGGAAAACGCGCACCCATTG CCGCCATCTTTCCTTTGATTGTGTTACTTTTTGCTGGTGGTTGGTCTGATCGTTATAATAAGCGCAAGCCATGCATGATTATGCCCATTATCGGCGAGTTGCTTTCCTTCTCAT GTTTGCTCATTTCGGCAATCTTCTTCGATGCCCTGCCCATGGAATTTGGCGCATACTGCGAGGCGATCGTACCGGCATTATTCGGCGGACTCACGTTTTGTTTAATGgctatatatagttatataactATAGCGACACCTGAAAAAGATCGCATATTTAg ATTTGGTATATTTGCAATGTTTGTGACAGCTGTGCCTTTTATTGGTCAACCGATAAGCGGTTTTCTGTTTCAGAAACTTGGTTATATAT TTTCGTTTGGCATGGCCGCATCATTCCAAGTTATTGCCATACTCtatataatattctttataaaagaGGTGCAACCTGCACCTAAAACAGTTGAAAAAACACCTGAGGACATCCCGCCACCATTGCCGGCACAGGGTCCACCACCGCTACGTGTCGGCGCCGACAATTTGGCTTATGAGCACACGGGCACCGATGAGGTGGATCGCGTTAAGAATGTGAGTTTTGAATTGAATTCGCGTTTAGAGCCGTCGGATAAGTCGGCACAGTTATCGAATGCTGACGCTGCAACACCCGCTCGACGGTCCTTTCTTCGTGAATTCTTCGACCCAACTTTGGTTCTAGATTGCCTTAAATTTCCGTTAGTAAAACGTCCGAACCACGGAAGAATGTTACTGATTTTACTTATAACTGCTTACTTTTTGACCCTAGGTCCCGTTTCAG GTGAAAACGACTATTGGTACCGTTATACACTTATCAAACTCAATTGGAATGGAAATGACTTTAGTTTCTTCTTCACGTTTTCTTCTGCGGCAGCTTTAGTTG GTACTTTTATTGGCACCGCAATACTTAGTAAATTGCTGAAATTTTCGGACCCTACCATTGGTATATTATCAGCTGTAGCAATCGTTATTTCACGAATTCTATTT GCTTTTGCCAGTGATACGAAGTCTTTCTATGTTGCTGGAGTTGTTGATATGTTCGTAAGTTTGCGTGTCATTGCCATCAAAACTATCAGCTCCAGCATTGTTGATGGCGCGGAATTAA GCAAAATGTACTCGATATTTGGTATTAGTGAGCCAATTGGGCAGTTCATATTCCCGCCAATTTTCAGTGTCATATATCAAGAAACTGTGGCAACTTTTCCAGGTGCGATCTTTCTCTTTGGTGAAGTATTCTATGTACCCAATGTGCTGGTGTTTAT ATTGTGTTATTTCATTTTACGGCGCAGAAATAAAACTCAGCAGAAGCCTGTAGAAAGTGCCAGTGCAAATACTGTCCCCACAAATCCGGATTGTGAAATAACTAGTctataa
- the LOC120771359 gene encoding scaffold protein salvador yields the protein MNYLILLCNRKPTMLSRRSKEKATAHKEGVVGKYVKKETPPEIPVINVWSFDEQRAKHNKKSLQRCASTSPSCEFTGRSSGNSSRNTYSCGNDSQLNSQPDYYHARRAQSQLPPTTTTTMRSVSQAHQQRYGVTGFYAPTNSMSSTNQHPHFYSSNNLDVSSNGHGHSGNSSNASNSTSNYVNIEQIDRIRRQQSSPLLQPNNASYEQFHRRHSANQKHSNSYDGRIRGFTSSDTNATSIAEGTDSYNNVLQIPRGATPTPPQHYPTNASYLAGSDSYPIYENPFRVSSNTSGSVINNNHTSMNNFDSRSTQSTAEVRSESPIYSNTTLAVSNNNLHSSYDLTGGTAAATSVQSLYHAPSRQLHSQSVGKTNSTTNVLQKVPSQQSIEEELPLPPGWAMQYTLHGRKYYIDHHTHTTHWSHPLEREGLPVGWRRVVSKVHGTYYENQYTGQCQRQHPCLTSYYVYTTSAEPPKAIGPEMPVPYTPPVHTHNALVPANPYLLEEIPKWLVVYSNADSSKDHMLQFNMFSLQDLECFDGMLVRLFKQELGTIVGFYERYRRALILEKNRRAEQERYLQELHTQATHQ from the exons ATGAACTACCTAATTTTGCTTTGCAATCGAAAACCGACCATGTTGTCGCGCCGCAGTAAAGAAAAAGCTACCGCTCATAAGGAAGGTGTGGTtggtaagtatgtgaaaaaggAAACACCTCCTGAGATACCAGTGATAAATGTCTGGTCGTTTGATGAGCAGCGCGCCAAGCATAATAAGAAGTCACTGCAGCGTTGTGCAAGCACTTCGCCCAGTTGCGAATTTACCGGTCGAAGTTCTGGTAATTCCAGTCGCAATACTTACTCCTGCGGCAACGACTCACAATTGAATTCGCAGCCTGATTATTATCATGCGAGACGGGCACAATCACAATTGCCCCCCACGACAACGACAACGATGCGTTCGGTGTCACAGGCACATCAGCAACGTTACGGTGTGACGGGCTTTTATGCGCCTACCAATTCCATGTCCTCAACAAACCAACATCCACATTTCTACTCAAGCAATAATTTGGATGTGTCCAGCAATGGACATGGTCATAGCGGTAACAGCAGCAATGCTAGTAACAGCACAAGCAACTATGTAAACATTGAGCAAATCGATCGAATTCGTCGTCAACAATCATCACCTTTACTGCAGCCTAACAATGCATCCTACGAACAATTTCATAGAAGGCACTCTGCTAATCAAAAACATAGTAACTCTTATGATGGACGAATTCGTGGCTTTACAAGCAGTGATACTAATGCCACATCAATAGCTGAAGGTACAGATTCCTACAACAATGTACTTCAGATACCACGTGGTGCTACACCAACTCCACCACAACATTATCCAACCAATGCCAGTTATTTAGCCGGCTCTGACTCCTATCCCATATACGAAAATCCCTTTAGAGTTTCTTCCAATACTTCAGGAAGTGTTATCAACAATAATCATACATCAATGAATAATTTCGATAGTCGTTCTACTCAATCAACTGCAGAAGTTCGCTCTGAGTCACCCATTTATAGTAATACCACTCTGGCGGTTTCCAACAATAACTTGCATTCATCTTACGATTTAACTGGTGGTACAGCAGCTGCAACTTCTGTTCAATCTTTGTACCATGCACCGTCGAGGCAGCTACACTCACAATCGGTCGGCAAAACAAACAGTACAACAAATGTTTTACAAAAGGTGCCATCACAGCAATCCATAGAAGAAGAGCTACCACTTCCACCCGGCTGGGCAATGCAATATACTCTTCATGGGCGCAAGTATTATATTGACCATCACACGCATACTACGCATTGGTCGCATCCGCTAGAGAGGGAAGGTCTACCGGTAGGATGGCGACGTGTTGTTTCTAAAGTTCACGGTACCTACTATGAAAACCAATATACGGGGCAATGCCAAAGACAGCATCCATGCCTTACCTCATATTATGTTTATACTACATCTGCCGAACCACCGAAGGCCATAGGCCCTGAAATGCCAGTTCCTTATACACCGCCAGTACATACACACAATGCGCTAGTACCGGCCAATCCGTATTTGTTAGAAGAGATACCCAAATGGTTGGTGGTATACTCAAATGCAGATTCATCGAAAGACCATATGCTGCAATTCAACATGTTCAGTTTGCAAGATCTTGAGTGCTTCGATGGTATGTTGGTACGTCTGTTCAAGCAAGAGCTCGGCACAATTGTTGGCTTCTACGAACGGTATAG acGTGCTTTGATTTTGGAAAAGAATCGTCGTGCTGAACAGGAGCGCTATTTGCAAGAGTTACATACACAAGCCACACACCAATAA